The genomic DNA GGCCGACTTCGGGCTGCTCAAGCTCCAGCGCCATGCGCACGTAGAAATCGATCTTGCGGAAATACTCGGGCAAATCCATGTACCGGGTCGGATTCATCTCCACCAACTGTCCGGCCATGGTGGCCACGGCCGAGGACAGCCGGTTGGTCATCCAGACGGCGCGCTGCCGGTCGGCCAGCCGCTTGCCGTAGAACATCTCCTCAAGGTCGGCGATCAGTTCCAAGGCCACGGCGTCGTGGGCCAACAGGGATTTGAACGCCTCGTACTTGCGCCTGAGCAGAGTGCCGGGAGCAAATACCTGATAAGTCCAGTGCCTGAAGAGCTGTTTGAGATACATGGATATTCCTTGGCTATACGGTGATTACGGCCAGCCGGTCCGGCGCGCTCCGCTATTCCCCGGTTCCGAGGACCTCGGCCACCTTGGCCTCCAGCTCCTCCTTGTTGATGGGCTTGACGCAGTACTCCTGCGCACCGAGGCGCAGGGACTCGCGGGCGGTCTCCAGGGTGGGGTAGCCGGTGAGCATGATCGCCTTCATGTCGGGGTTGACCTTCTTGAGTTCCTCCAGGGCCTCCACCCCGGTCATCTTCTTGAGCTTGATATCGAGGATGGCCAGATCGATCCTGTTGCAGGTCGAGTGCTTGAGGGCATCCTCCTCCTCGGTGAAATTCCAGACCTTGTGGCCCTTTCGCTCCAGAATGCGTTTTACCAGCATCCCGGCATCGGTAATATCGTCGAGTACCAATATATTCGCCATCATCTACTCCTTTTCAGGCTCCCCGCCGTCCATTCCCTGATGGTCCAGCGGGAGGTTCACTTCAAAGACCGTTCCGCCGCCCTCGGCGCCGCCCTTGGCCTCCGGGGGAAACCCGAATTCCTCGGGGACCGGGCTGAGGGCTTGGATATCGCCGCCATGGTCCTCGATGATGCCAAAAGAGACGGACAGCCCGAGCCCCGTGCCCTTGTCCACGGCCTTGGTGCTGTAAAACGGATCGAAAATCTTCTTGAGTCCATCCTCGGCTATGCCCGAACCGTTGTCGGCCACCCACAGCGAGACGATGCCGCCGGGGGTATCCAGCCGAGTGCGGATGAGAATGGTGCCGCCGTGGCCGCCCATGGCGTCACGCGCGTTGGTCAGGAGGTTGATCCAGACCTGCTTGAGCTTCTCGGGGTCACCGTAGATGATCGGGTAGCGGTCATCGAGTTGGGTGACGATCTCCACCTTGTCGAGCTCCAGGGTATGGCGCACCAGGGAGACCGCCTCCATGACCGAGTTGTTGAAGCACATCTCGCGCTTGGCGGACTGGGTCTGACGGGAAAAGCCGAGCAAATCGGCGACGATCTTCTTGCACACCTGGGTCTGCTTCTCAATGATGGCCAGATCCTGGTGAATCTGGCTGTCCTCGTCCACATCCTCCTGCAGCAACTGGGCGTATCCCAGAATAATGCCGAGCGGGGTGTTGATTTCATGGGCGACGCCGCCGGCAAGCAGTCCCAGGGATTCCATCTTCTGGGCCTGAATGAGCTGGTTCTCGTATCGCTTGATGTCTGAAATGTCGCGGTCGGTCCGAAGCAGCCCGTCGATACGTCCCTCGTCGTTGAAAACAGGGACGCAGACCACGTGGAACCAGTGCTCGCCGCCGCCCCCCTCGACCATGACCTGGGTGTCCAGCCGACGCCCGGACTGAAGGATGTCTCGGGCCGCCATGTGGCGTTCCTCGGCCTCGGCCTCGGGGAAGAGATCGAAATCGGTCTTGCCCTCGATGGCGGCCAGGGAGATGCCCACGGATTCGGCGAAGCTCTTGTTGCATCCCCGGTAACGCATGGTGGCGTCCACCAGGGAAACGCGGTCCGGGGTCACGTCCAGAATGGTCCGGGTCAGCCGCTGCTGGTCGCGCAGGTTGCGCTCGGCTCCGCGCAGCTCCTCGATATGGCTTTTCAGCGACAGGGCCATGACGTCGAAGGTCTCGGCCAAATCCTGAATCTCGTCGCCCGCGTTCTCGCGATACACCGGACAGAGGCGGCAGGACTGCAACCGGCACTGGAAATTGTCCTCGTTGTTGCAGTCCGGGCACATGGTTCCGGCAATGTACCAGCACCGACGCTTGGTCTCGCCATAGGCCGGACACTGCGGAGTGTTGCAGTTTTGCTTTTCCCAGCAATGAATACCCCAGGAGGGACCGGAAATGGTGTCGAGGTTGCCCATGAGCATCTCCTCGGCATGACTGCGCAGCCTGTGCAGCCGAACGGTGACGCGACGGGCGAAGACCGTTCCCAGAGATGTGGCCAGAAGCAGTGCCCCGGCGAAGAGACCGGCCATGAGGGTGATCTGCCGTTGCACGGCCAACTGAATGCGCGACTGGGACAGCCCGATGCGAACGGTGCCGAGCCGTCCGTCCGAGACGAGGATCGGGGCCGCGAAATCGTAAATGCGGCGGGAGCCGTCGGCCAGAAGCTGGATGTTCAGGGATTCGCCCTTTTCCACCTTGTTGGCTTCGATAAGATCGACCGGGAATCCCTTCTGAAAAGTGTGGACCATGACATAGCCGTTCTTGTCCTGCACGAAGGCGTAAATCACGTCCTCCACGGTGGACTGCTCGTCGACCATGTTCTTGAGACGCAGAAAATCAC from Pseudodesulfovibrio thermohalotolerans includes the following:
- a CDS encoding response regulator — translated: MANILVLDDITDAGMLVKRILERKGHKVWNFTEEEDALKHSTCNRIDLAILDIKLKKMTGVEALEELKKVNPDMKAIMLTGYPTLETARESLRLGAQEYCVKPINKEELEAKVAEVLGTGE
- a CDS encoding ATP-binding protein; translated protein: MRIFPRLKFRTKLNLGMSAILVGMAVLLLPLVGTMSASSLVEESKKRGSALAEGLSVRAVDPMLARDFLRLKNMVDEQSTVEDVIYAFVQDKNGYVMVHTFQKGFPVDLIEANKVEKGESLNIQLLADGSRRIYDFAAPILVSDGRLGTVRIGLSQSRIQLAVQRQITLMAGLFAGALLLATSLGTVFARRVTVRLHRLRSHAEEMLMGNLDTISGPSWGIHCWEKQNCNTPQCPAYGETKRRCWYIAGTMCPDCNNEDNFQCRLQSCRLCPVYRENAGDEIQDLAETFDVMALSLKSHIEELRGAERNLRDQQRLTRTILDVTPDRVSLVDATMRYRGCNKSFAESVGISLAAIEGKTDFDLFPEAEAEERHMAARDILQSGRRLDTQVMVEGGGGEHWFHVVCVPVFNDEGRIDGLLRTDRDISDIKRYENQLIQAQKMESLGLLAGGVAHEINTPLGIILGYAQLLQEDVDEDSQIHQDLAIIEKQTQVCKKIVADLLGFSRQTQSAKREMCFNNSVMEAVSLVRHTLELDKVEIVTQLDDRYPIIYGDPEKLKQVWINLLTNARDAMGGHGGTILIRTRLDTPGGIVSLWVADNGSGIAEDGLKKIFDPFYSTKAVDKGTGLGLSVSFGIIEDHGGDIQALSPVPEEFGFPPEAKGGAEGGGTVFEVNLPLDHQGMDGGEPEKE